The nucleotide sequence CCATGCGCGACACAGGAGCAGGTGCAGCACCCGAGCCGCCTGAAGATTGGTCTGAAACAACTTTCTCATCCGCAGACAATGCTGCAGGCATCGCTTCCGGCGGCGGAAGCATTCTCATTTCATTTGCAACAGCCGGAGCATCATCTGCAGGCGTTCCCTGTGCAATATCCGCAGAATCAACAGGTTCTACATTGCTTTCAACAACCGTTTCGCTCTTTTTCTGTACAGTATCATTTTGCTTTGCAACAAAAGATTCATTGGCTTCAACCGATGCTGACTCAGCTTTGTTCTTTGAAGCTTTGTTTTCATTCACAACGGTATCCGGATTCTGAATTTCATCCTGTGCATAAAATTCAATTGACGGGTCAGGAACAAAGATAGTTTCCTCCTGCGTTGTTTTTTCCTGAATCGGTTCGGTACTTTCACGCAATTGCGGAAGCGAATAAACCGACACACACAGAACCAAAACTGCAGCAAAGGCTGTGCCGAAACGGAAAGAAAAAGCTTTTTTCTTTTTTGGCTGTTTGCTGTTTGCCATTGCTAAAATTCGGGCAATCTGCGTTTTATCGCCTTCGATTTTATCATAGGCTTGCTTATAGTGTTTTCTAAACAAAATCATAACCTCTTTTCAACTTTTCCCGGAGCATTTCCCGCGCTCTGTGTAACTGTGATTTAACAGTTGTTTCTTTCATGTCCAGACACTGCGAGATTCGCTCAACAGACATATCTTCATAATAAAACAGGTGAATTACCGTTCTGTACTTGGGCGGAAGCTCCTGCGTTGCATAAAACACATCGCTTTCCTCCTCCGTTTCGAATGCAACATCCATTTGCTCGTCTAATGGTACATTCTTTTTAAACCAGGAGCTGGTAAACATACTTTTGGAACAATTGATGGTCACCCGAATCAGCCAGGCTTTCACATGCTCTTCGCTTTCGAAAGGTTTTTCCTGACGCAAAAACTTTAAAAAAACATCCTGGACAATATCATCCGCATAATCTTTGTTTTTGGTCTGGGACAACGCAAGGCGAAAAACCATATCAAAATATTTCTCGACCAGTTCCGCACCGGAAACGTCGATTTTTATCTGTTCGCTATTCAAGCCATTGTCCCCCTTTCATATATAATACTTTTATGTCTGCCAAAAGGTTGCAAAGATTTTTAAAATTTTTCAACATTTTTATTATATCTCAATTCACAGCAAAAATCAACACTTATATTTGTGCAAAAAATAAAAAAGTGCTTGACATCAGCGTGATAAAGTGCTAAAATAATAATATCATTTTTAAGGAGCATATAACAAAATGAAAAGTAATTTATTTGCAATTGCATATTATTACTTTTACTTTTACTTTTTCAACAGAGTAAAAGCGATTTGTGTTGCAAAAAATTAACCAACTGCTTCTTTAAAACAATTTATTGGTTTATTTGGCTACACAGAATCGCATCTGTGTGGCTTTTATTTTTTAAGGAGTGATTTACACCATGATAGCAGTACTGAAAAACAACGTAACAGAAAGCCAAATGAAAAATTTATGCGACTGGTTTGAACAGCAAGGTCTTACCGTTCACATTTCAGAGGGTCATTACCAAACCATTATTGGTCTGATTGGAGATACCAGCAAGGTAGATACAGACCTTTTAGAGGGATTGGATATCATTGATTGTGTAAAACGAATTTCAGACCCCTTTAAAAGTGCCAATCGGAAATTCCATCCGGATGACACGGTAATTGATATAAACGGTGTAAAAATCGGCGGTGGAAACTTTGCAATCATCGCAGGTCCCTGCTCGGTTGAATCGCCCGAACAGATTATGGCTGTTGCAGAAGGTGTTAAGGCAGGCGGTGCTTCCCTGCTCCGGGGCGGTGCATTTAAACCCAGAACTTCCCCCTATGATTTTCAAGGGTTAAAAGCAGACGGTATTGAGCTTTTAGAGCACGCAAAAGCAAAAACAGGTATGCCGATTGTAACCGAAATTATGAACGCAAACCACTTGCCTCTTTTTGAAAACGTGGATGTTATTCAGGTCGGTGCCAGAAATATGCAGAACTTTGAACTTTTAAAAGAGCTTGGAAAAACGAAGAAAACCATTCTTTTGAAACGCGGACTTGCCAACACCATGAAAGAGCTTTTGATGAGCGCAGAATATATTATGGCAGGCGGTAACGAAAATATTATTCTGTGCGAAAGAGGTATCCGCACCTTCGAAACCTATACAAGAAACACATTGGATTTAGCAGCGGTACCCATGTTAAAAGAGCTGACACATCTACCTATCGTGATTGACCCGAGCCACGCAACCGGTGTATCCCGACTTGTAAAGCCCATGGCAATGGCGGCAGTTGCGGCAGGTGCAGACGGACTGATGATTGAAGTACACAACAACCCCTCCAAAGCACTTTGTGACGGTGCACAATCTCTGACCCCCGAACAATTTAAGGATGTGGCAGAACAGGTTAAAAAAATTCGTGAGGTGATTGCATGACGGTTGGAATTGCAGGACTCGGACTGATTGGCGGATCGCTGGCAAAATCATATAAGGAAAACAACGAAACGGTACTCGGGCTTGATATTGATGCTTCTACCGTTTCATACGCGTTGCTTTCAAAAACTATAGATGGCGTTTTAGACAGGGAGAATATGAAAAGCTGTGATTTGATTTTAATTGCACTTACACCTAAAGCTTGTTTGAATTTTTTAGACGAAAACGCAGAATACTTTGGAAAAGATAAGCTTGTCATTGACTGTTGCGGTATTAAGCAAAGCATTTGTAATAAAGGGTTTGCTCTGGCTGAAAAATACGGATTTATTTTTATTGGCGGTCATCCCATGGCAGGCACGCAGTACAGCGGATTCAAAAAAAGCAAAAGTGATATGTTTAAAGGAGCAACCATGGCACTCGTTCCACCGGTTTTTGATGATATCTCGATTTTAGAACGGGCAAAGCAGGCACTTCTTCCCGGAAAATTCGGTAAATTTACGGTATGGACAGCCGAAAACCATGACCGTATTATCGCGTACACATCACAGCTGGCACACATTGTCTCGAATGCGTACATGAAAAGTCCGACCGTAAAAGAACACAAAGGATTATCTGCCGGAAGCTACAGAGATTTAACGCGTGTAGCCTATATGAATGTTCCTATGTGGACTGAATTGTTTTTGAAAAACAAGGCTTCCGTGATTTATGAGCTGGATGTGCTGATTCAGGCATTATCCGAATACAAAGACGCAATTCAAAACAACGATTTTGAGCAATTAAAGCGTTTACTTCAGGAAGGGTCTGACAGAAAACAGGAGGTGGATAAACGTTGAGAACAGTACATGTAAAGGCATCTAAAGAATATGACATTTTAATAGAAAGAGGGCTTTTAAAGCATTGCGGAGAAGCAATAAAGGCAGTTTTGAATTCGGACACGGTTGCAATTATTTCGGATTCGGTTGTTGCGCCTCTTTATATGGATGTTTTAACAAAAACTCTTGAAAAAAGCGGTATTCACGCAGTCTCTTTTGTATTCAAAAGCGGAGAGGCTTCCAAAACGGCTGAAACCTACATTGCGCTTTTAAACTTTCTGGCAAAAAATCGCATCAACAGAAAGGATACTTTGATTGCTTTGGGCGGCGGTGTTGTAGGTGATTTAACCGGCTTTGCCGCAGCAACTTTCTTGAGAGGCATAGGATTTATTCAGATTCCCACCACTCTACTGGCATGTGTGGATTCTTCTGTTGGCGGGAAGACGGCTATCGACCTGGATGCAGGCAAAAATCTCGCCGGTGCATTTTATCAGCCGAATCTGGTCATTTGCGACCCAGATACATTAAAAACCTTAGACGATGAAAATTACAGAGGCGGAATGGCAGAGGTTGTAAAATACGCAATCATCTGTGACGAAGATTTTTACAGAAATCTGATGGATGAATCCTTAACGGTTGAAGAAATCATTCAAAAATGTGTGGAAATCAAGCGCGACATTGTAGAAGGCGACGAATTTGACACCGGAAAAAGACAGCTTTTGAATTTTGGACACACATTAGGACATGGTATTGAGGCGTGCAGTCATTTTGCGTTGATTCACGGTCTTGCAGTTGCTATAGGAATGTCTTTGATTACAAAAATTTCCGAAGCAAACGGCATATGCGATCGCGAAACGGTTGAAGCTGTGGATGCTGTTTTAGACAAATACAATTTACCTAAAACCACAACCGTTCCGATGCAGGATATATTGGACAAAATGTTAAATGACAAAAAGGTGATGGCAAAAAACATCAACCTGGTTGTCCCCACCAAAATCGGACAGTGTGTTTTGCACCCATTACCGGTCAGCGAATTAGAAGATTTTATTCAGAAAGGTTTTTGTTGATATATGAATGTAACCATTACACCGTCACAGCTTTTCGGAACGGTTAACGCCATTCCGTCAAAATCTGTAGCGCACCGCATTCTGATATGTGCGGCTTTATCAAACGAAAAAACTGTGGTACATAATTTGTTTTCCTCAAAAGATATACTTGCGACCAAAGCTTGTCTAAGTGCGCTTGGATGTGATTTTGAAGAAGAATTTGTGATTCCCGGAAAGAAAAAGGGCAGCGGTGTCCTTAATTGCTGCGAAAGCGGTTCCACGCTTCGTTTTATGCTTCCGGTTGCGCTGGCATTGGGTGGTGAATTTTCTTTTGAGATGGCGGGTAGACTTCCCGAAAGACCCCTTTCACCCCTTTATGAACTGTTACAGGCACATGGCTGTACTTTATCTAAGCAGGGCAAAAATCCGCTGAAGGTAAGCGGAAAGCTTATGCCCGGTATTTTTGAGATTGCAGGCAATATTTCTTCCCAATTTATTACAGGTTTGTTGCTCGCACTTCCTTTGTTGGAAAGCGACAGCGAAATTCGCATTGTCGGCGAGCTGGAATCTAAGCCTTATGTGGATATCACAAGGAACGTACAAAGCCTGTTTGGCATTCAGAGTTGTTTTAAAAACAACACCTTTTATGTCAAAGGAAATCAACGATATGTTTCACCCGGCGAAATAACCGTTGAAGGTGACTGGTCCAACGCAGCTTTCTGGCACTGTGCGGATGTGCTTTCCAAAAAGCAGGTAGAATGTATCGGTTTAAACGAAAATTCTGTGCAGGGTGACAAAGAAATCGTAAGCATCACCCATAACTTACCTTGTACGGTGTGTGCAAAGGATATTCCGGATTTAATTCCGATTATTGCAGCCGTTGCATCCGTTACTGCAGGACAAACCATTATCACCGATGCAAAGCGACTGATTATAAAAGAAAGCAACCGTCTAAAGACCATTGAGAATGTTTTGACCGCCCTTGGTGCAGATATTACGCTTACCGAGGATGGTATGATTATAAACGGAAAAGAATCGCTAAGCGGCGGAACGGTTGATTCATTTAACGACCACCGCATTGCAATGATGGCAGCAATCGCATCCATTAAGTGCAAGGAAGCGATAACCATAACAAATGCTGAGGCTGTCCAAAAATCTTATCCGCATTTCTGGAACGATTTTAAAGCCCTCGGCGGAATCATTAAGGAGGAATTATGAGCAGTACATACGGCGAAAATATAAAACTTTCCATATTCGGGCAATCTCACTCGCCCGCTATCGGTATTTGTATTGACGGGCTGCCGGCAGGCATAAAAATAGATATGGATGCCTTGAAAAATTTTTTAGGCAGACGCGCACCCGGTAACGCAACCTTTGCAACCCAGCGAAAGGAAGCGGATTTACCTGAATTTTTGTCGGGATTGGTTGAAGACACCACCTGCGGCGCACCGCTTTGCGCAGTTATACACAATACGAATACCCGTTCAAACGATTATAATAATATTAAGATTACACCACGCCCATCCCATGCAGATTTCACCGCAGAAATGAAGTATGGCGGATTTCAGGATGTGGCAGGCGGAGGTCATTTTTCAGGGCGCCTCACTGCTCCACTCTGTATTGCAGGCGGAATTGCCATACAGGTTTTAAAAGAACAAGGCATTGAAATCAAGGCACATATTGCAAGCATTAAAAATGTAAAGGATATACCTTTTAACCGTATAGCTGTTCAGGATATAAAGGATTTATATTTCCCCTTAGTGGATGAAAACAAAAAAGACGAAATGCTTCGGGTTATTGAAGATGCAAAGGAACGTGCAGACTCGGTTGGCGGTACCATTGAATGTGCGATAACCGGACTTCCCATAGGACTTGGAGAACCGATGTTTGATGGTATGGAAAATAAAATCTCGCAGATTATTTTTGGCATTCCTGCTATTAAAGGCATTGAATTCGGTAACGGATTTGAGGCATCTGCGTTATACGGTTCAGAAAACAATGACCCGTACTGTTTACAAGAGGACGAAATTGCCACAAAAACAAACAATCACGGAGGAATTTTAGGCGGTATTACCTCGGGAATGCCTTTAACCTTTAAGGTTGCAGTAAAGCCCACTCCTTCAATCGGCATTCCGCAACAAAGTATAAACTTAGAAACCGGCGAGGAAGAAACGCTTGTTATAAAAGGCAGACATGACCCGTGCATTGTACCGCGTGCTGTTCCTTGTGTTGAGGCTGCAGCCGCAATTGCCGTTTTAGATGCATTACTGGATTAAAGGAGAACGAAAATGGATTTACAGGAAATACGTAAAAATATAGACCGCATTGACGATCAGCTGATTGAACTTTTTGCTGAGCGTATGAAAGTTTCTGCAGATGTTGCAGAATATAAAATGAAAAACAATATGCCTGTATTGGATGCAAAAAGAGAACGGGACAAGCTTAACACCTTAACCGAAAAAACACCTGCTGAATTTCAGGAATACATCAGGGTTTTGTATTCGGTCATCTTTGAGGTAAGCCGTTCTTATCAGCACAAGCTTTTGGCAACTTCCACAGAATTGAGCGAAAAAATCGCAAATGCAATTGAAAACACCCCAAAACTGTTTCCGCCCTCTGCAACGGTTGCATGCCAAGGCACTGAGGGTGCATATTCACAGATTGCCTGCGAAAAGCTCTTTAAAAATCCGAACATTGTTTATACCGCTGACTTTGAAAAGGTATTTTCTGCGATTGAAAGCGGTCTTTGTCAGTTCGGCATTCTGCCATTGGAAAACAGCACAGCAGGCTCTGTTACCAAGGTATATGAATTGATGCAAAAGCATAATTTTAATATTGTACGGAGTACGCGGATTAAGGTAGACCACAACCTTTATGTGCATCCCGACGTAAAGGATATTTCACAGATAAAGGAAATTGTTTCTCATGAACAGGCTTTAAACCAATCCATGGGCTTTATCAAAAGTCTTGGAAGCGTTAAAATCACCCCTTGTGAAAATACCGCTGTTGCAGCAGAGATGGTTTCAAAGTCCGAAAGACGGGACATTGCAGCGCTTGCATCACACCAGTGCGCAGAGCTTTATAACTTACGTTGCTTAAAATCCTCGGTGCAGGATAAGGGCAATAATTATACACGCTTCATTTGCATTTCCAAAAACTTGGAAATTTATCCCGGAGCAAACAAAACAAGTGTTATGATGACCATTCCACACAAGCCCGGTGCATTGTACAAAGTGCTTGCACGTTTTTATTCATTAGGTATCAATCTTATCAAGCTTGAGAGCAGACCGCTCCCCGATAAGGATTTTGAGTTTATGTTTTATTTTGATCTGGAAACATCTATTTACTCGCCTGAGTTTATGCAACTTATGGCTGAATTTGAAAACATATGCGAAACATTCTGCTACTTAGGAAGCTATGCTGAGGTGATATAATGCAATACGGATTATTGGGCAGAAAATTAAAGCACAGCTTTTCACCGCAGATTCATGCACACTTTTATGACACGCCTTACGATTTGTTTGAAATTGAGCCGGAAGATGTTTCTGCGTTCATGCAAAGCAACCGATTTGATGCTATGAATGTAACCATCCCTTACAAAAAGGACGTTATTCCCTTTTGCGCAGAGCTTTCTGAAACCGCCAAAAAAATAGGCAGTGTGAACACCATTGTCCGCCGTGCAGACGGTTCTCTTTTTGGCGACAACTCCGATTATTACGGTTTTTCCTATCTGGTAAAGAAAAGTAATGCGAGTGTTAAAGGGAAAAAAGTGATTATTTTGGGCAGTGGCGGCTCAAGTCTGACCGTTTGGCATGTTATGCACGACCTTGGTGCATCCGAAATTGTTGTGATTTCCAGAAGCGGTGAAAACAATTACGAAAATATTCATCTGCATCATGATGCGAACATCATCGTAAACACCACCCCTGTCGGTATGTATCCCAAAAACGGAAAATCTCCTGTTCAGCTTTCTGATTTCAGAAAAGTCGAGGTTGTTCTGGATATCATTTATAACCCGTCCAAGACAAGACTGTTACTGGATGCAGACACTTTAGGTATTCCCGCTTTTAACGGTCTTCCCATGCTTGTGGCGCAGGCAAAAAAGTCTGCTGAAGTATTTACCGGGAAGCCCATATCTGATGATGAGATTGATAAAATCACCTTTGCGCTGGAACGAGAAACCTTAAACATATTGCTCATCGGTATGCCGGGATGCGGAAAGTCTACAGTGGGGAAAAAACTTGCTGAAGCTTTAAACAAAACCTTTGCGGATACAGATGAATTGATTGCGGAAAAAACAGGGAGACAAATCCCCGACATCATTCAAAAGGACGGCATTGAGGCTTTCCGAAGAATCGAAACAGAAGTGCTTTCAGAAATTTCAAAGCAAAGCGGATATGTGATTGCGACCGGTGGCGGCATTGTAACCATTCCGGAAAACCTTCCGCTTGTGCGACAAAACAGCATTGTGTTTTTTATTGACAGGGCTGTGTCTGAACTTTCTACAAAAGGGCGTCCGCTCTCACAGACACAGGGAGTGGAAAAGCTGTACAACGAACGTATTGAATTGTACCATTCTTTTGCGGACTATATTTTAAAGTCATCTACTGTTGAGCAAAACATTGAGAAAATTAAGGAGGCGTTTGGACTATGAAGTTGCTTGTCATCAACGGACCGAATTTAAATTTCTTAGGGATTCGGGAGCCTGCCATTTACGGCAATCAGAACTACCCCGCTCTTTTAGAGTATATAAAAGGTATTTGTGAAAAAGAAAATATTCATGTGAAATTTTTCCAATCCAATCACGAGGGGGCAATTGTGGACGAAATTCAGGCGGCATATCAGGTGTTTGATGCGATCTTAATCAATCCTGCCGCTTACACGCATACAAGTGTTGCAATTTTAGATGCGTTAAAGGCTGTAGGCATTCCGACAGTTGAAGTACATTTGTCAGACATTAACAGCCGTGAAGATTTCAGAAAGTTTTCGTATATTTCTCTGGTTGCTCAAAAAACCATTGCAGGAAAGGGTTTTGAGGGCTATAAAGAAGGGATTATGTATTTAAAAAAACTGCTAAGTTAACACTTAGCAGTTTTTCTTTTTCTATAAAACAAAATCACTATTCCAACCAAAAAAACGGCTACACTGATCCACTGGGATGTGGAAAATCCCAGTAACGCGCCACGCTCTGCATCAAAGCGGAAATACTCTATTACAAATCTTTCGGTTGCGTACAGCATCAGGTATAGCGGAAGAATCATTTTGCTTTTTGGCTTTCGTCTATCTATCCACCAAAGAAGTGCAGTTAAACAAAGGTTAAATGCACTCTCAAAAAGCTGGACAGGCATAAGCGGAACACCGATGGGTGCAGAGCCAAGCGGATTGGAAAAAGTGACTCCTAAAAAAGATTCGGTCGGAAGTCCGTAGCAACATCCGGCAAAAAAACAGCCGATTCTGCCAAAGGCATGTGCAAGCGGCACACATTTAACAAGCGTGTTTTCGTAATCCGAAAGGTTGCATTTTATGATTTTTGACATCAGTACGACAACCAAAATTCCTGCAATGAATCCGCCGTAAAACACAAATCCACCACGAATTAAGCCTGTAACGTCGCCATTTTTAAGAACAGATAAAAGTTCATGCGGTGTGTAGGTTACAAGCAAGTACAAAAGCTTTGCACCAATCAAGCCCGCTAAAAGTCCGGGAGATGCCATCGCAAGCATATATTCCCATTGCAAGTCTTTTCGTTGACAGTCGATAACCGCCAGATACAAAGCCAAAACGATACCGATAGCAATGCAAACACCGTACATCGGCAATAATAAATTTCCGATTTTTAAAAATGGATACATACACCATTCTCCTCATTTATTGATAGAACCAGTATATCAGACCATTTCTCGTTTGTCAATTCTTCAACAAACCTCTAAAACAACCTTGCCTACGTTTTTGCCCTGATACAAGAGATCATGTGCCTGTTCAGCCTGCTGAATAGGCAGAACTTTGTAAACGGTGGGTTTTACTAAACCTTCTTCCACTTTGGGCCACACTTCTTTTACAAGACGGGCTAAAATTTCCGCTTTAACCGCAGGTGTTCTGGAACGCAATGTGGAGCCAATAATACGAACATTGCGCACATAGATGTTTTTAAGGTCAATTTGCGTTTTCTGACCTGCAAGGGCTGCAATCATGATCCAACGCGCACCATGTGTCAGATACGGCAGACACTCGCCCATAATTTCACCACCAAGGCAGTCGATGGCAACATCGACAGAACGTCCTGCTTCAAGCTCGTTTTTAAGGATATCCACAATGCTTTCTTTTGAAGTATCTACCACAATGTCAGCATTTAAATGTTTGATAGATTCCTTGATTTCAGCAGAGAGAACGGTTGTGATGACACGGATATCAAAGGCTTTAGCCATGGGAATTACAACACTTGCAAGTCCCGATGCGCCTGCGTGCATCAAAAGTGTATTACCGGGCTTAATATTTCCTTCAATAAAAAGATTTAAAAAAGCTGTTGCGTATGCTTCAGGCATGGCAGCTGCTTCCACCATAGAACAGTTTTCCGGAACAGGCATGCACATATCATACGGTACTGCAACATATTCGGCATAACCGCCACCACCTAAAAGAGCACAGACCTTA is from Clostridia bacterium and encodes:
- a CDS encoding sigma-70 family RNA polymerase sigma factor, yielding MVFRLALSQTKNKDYADDIVQDVFLKFLRQEKPFESEEHVKAWLIRVTINCSKSMFTSSWFKKNVPLDEQMDVAFETEEESDVFYATQELPPKYRTVIHLFYYEDMSVERISQCLDMKETTVKSQLHRAREMLREKLKRGYDFV
- the aroF gene encoding 3-deoxy-7-phosphoheptulonate synthase, with translation MIAVLKNNVTESQMKNLCDWFEQQGLTVHISEGHYQTIIGLIGDTSKVDTDLLEGLDIIDCVKRISDPFKSANRKFHPDDTVIDINGVKIGGGNFAIIAGPCSVESPEQIMAVAEGVKAGGASLLRGGAFKPRTSPYDFQGLKADGIELLEHAKAKTGMPIVTEIMNANHLPLFENVDVIQVGARNMQNFELLKELGKTKKTILLKRGLANTMKELLMSAEYIMAGGNENIILCERGIRTFETYTRNTLDLAAVPMLKELTHLPIVIDPSHATGVSRLVKPMAMAAVAAGADGLMIEVHNNPSKALCDGAQSLTPEQFKDVAEQVKKIREVIA
- a CDS encoding prephenate dehydrogenase — translated: MTVGIAGLGLIGGSLAKSYKENNETVLGLDIDASTVSYALLSKTIDGVLDRENMKSCDLILIALTPKACLNFLDENAEYFGKDKLVIDCCGIKQSICNKGFALAEKYGFIFIGGHPMAGTQYSGFKKSKSDMFKGATMALVPPVFDDISILERAKQALLPGKFGKFTVWTAENHDRIIAYTSQLAHIVSNAYMKSPTVKEHKGLSAGSYRDLTRVAYMNVPMWTELFLKNKASVIYELDVLIQALSEYKDAIQNNDFEQLKRLLQEGSDRKQEVDKR
- the aroB gene encoding 3-dehydroquinate synthase, whose amino-acid sequence is MRTVHVKASKEYDILIERGLLKHCGEAIKAVLNSDTVAIISDSVVAPLYMDVLTKTLEKSGIHAVSFVFKSGEASKTAETYIALLNFLAKNRINRKDTLIALGGGVVGDLTGFAAATFLRGIGFIQIPTTLLACVDSSVGGKTAIDLDAGKNLAGAFYQPNLVICDPDTLKTLDDENYRGGMAEVVKYAIICDEDFYRNLMDESLTVEEIIQKCVEIKRDIVEGDEFDTGKRQLLNFGHTLGHGIEACSHFALIHGLAVAIGMSLITKISEANGICDRETVEAVDAVLDKYNLPKTTTVPMQDILDKMLNDKKVMAKNINLVVPTKIGQCVLHPLPVSELEDFIQKGFC
- a CDS encoding 3-phosphoshikimate 1-carboxyvinyltransferase; its protein translation is MNVTITPSQLFGTVNAIPSKSVAHRILICAALSNEKTVVHNLFSSKDILATKACLSALGCDFEEEFVIPGKKKGSGVLNCCESGSTLRFMLPVALALGGEFSFEMAGRLPERPLSPLYELLQAHGCTLSKQGKNPLKVSGKLMPGIFEIAGNISSQFITGLLLALPLLESDSEIRIVGELESKPYVDITRNVQSLFGIQSCFKNNTFYVKGNQRYVSPGEITVEGDWSNAAFWHCADVLSKKQVECIGLNENSVQGDKEIVSITHNLPCTVCAKDIPDLIPIIAAVASVTAGQTIITDAKRLIIKESNRLKTIENVLTALGADITLTEDGMIINGKESLSGGTVDSFNDHRIAMMAAIASIKCKEAITITNAEAVQKSYPHFWNDFKALGGIIKEEL
- the aroC gene encoding chorismate synthase gives rise to the protein MSSTYGENIKLSIFGQSHSPAIGICIDGLPAGIKIDMDALKNFLGRRAPGNATFATQRKEADLPEFLSGLVEDTTCGAPLCAVIHNTNTRSNDYNNIKITPRPSHADFTAEMKYGGFQDVAGGGHFSGRLTAPLCIAGGIAIQVLKEQGIEIKAHIASIKNVKDIPFNRIAVQDIKDLYFPLVDENKKDEMLRVIEDAKERADSVGGTIECAITGLPIGLGEPMFDGMENKISQIIFGIPAIKGIEFGNGFEASALYGSENNDPYCLQEDEIATKTNNHGGILGGITSGMPLTFKVAVKPTPSIGIPQQSINLETGEEETLVIKGRHDPCIVPRAVPCVEAAAAIAVLDALLD
- a CDS encoding chorismate mutase; translated protein: MDLQEIRKNIDRIDDQLIELFAERMKVSADVAEYKMKNNMPVLDAKRERDKLNTLTEKTPAEFQEYIRVLYSVIFEVSRSYQHKLLATSTELSEKIANAIENTPKLFPPSATVACQGTEGAYSQIACEKLFKNPNIVYTADFEKVFSAIESGLCQFGILPLENSTAGSVTKVYELMQKHNFNIVRSTRIKVDHNLYVHPDVKDISQIKEIVSHEQALNQSMGFIKSLGSVKITPCENTAVAAEMVSKSERRDIAALASHQCAELYNLRCLKSSVQDKGNNYTRFICISKNLEIYPGANKTSVMMTIPHKPGALYKVLARFYSLGINLIKLESRPLPDKDFEFMFYFDLETSIYSPEFMQLMAEFENICETFCYLGSYAEVI
- a CDS encoding shikimate kinase encodes the protein MQYGLLGRKLKHSFSPQIHAHFYDTPYDLFEIEPEDVSAFMQSNRFDAMNVTIPYKKDVIPFCAELSETAKKIGSVNTIVRRADGSLFGDNSDYYGFSYLVKKSNASVKGKKVIILGSGGSSLTVWHVMHDLGASEIVVISRSGENNYENIHLHHDANIIVNTTPVGMYPKNGKSPVQLSDFRKVEVVLDIIYNPSKTRLLLDADTLGIPAFNGLPMLVAQAKKSAEVFTGKPISDDEIDKITFALERETLNILLIGMPGCGKSTVGKKLAEALNKTFADTDELIAEKTGRQIPDIIQKDGIEAFRRIETEVLSEISKQSGYVIATGGGIVTIPENLPLVRQNSIVFFIDRAVSELSTKGRPLSQTQGVEKLYNERIELYHSFADYILKSSTVEQNIEKIKEAFGL
- the aroQ gene encoding type II 3-dehydroquinate dehydratase; translation: MKLLVINGPNLNFLGIREPAIYGNQNYPALLEYIKGICEKENIHVKFFQSNHEGAIVDEIQAAYQVFDAILINPAAYTHTSVAILDALKAVGIPTVEVHLSDINSREDFRKFSYISLVAQKTIAGKGFEGYKEGIMYLKKLLS
- a CDS encoding prolipoprotein diacylglyceryl transferase, with the protein product MYPFLKIGNLLLPMYGVCIAIGIVLALYLAVIDCQRKDLQWEYMLAMASPGLLAGLIGAKLLYLLVTYTPHELLSVLKNGDVTGLIRGGFVFYGGFIAGILVVVLMSKIIKCNLSDYENTLVKCVPLAHAFGRIGCFFAGCCYGLPTESFLGVTFSNPLGSAPIGVPLMPVQLFESAFNLCLTALLWWIDRRKPKSKMILPLYLMLYATERFVIEYFRFDAERGALLGFSTSQWISVAVFLVGIVILFYRKRKTAKC
- a CDS encoding NAD(P)H-quinone oxidoreductase, whose amino-acid sequence is MKAILVNNDKSLSWTDVPNPEIKDNEVLVKVAYAALNRADLMQREGDYPPPPGAPEWMGLEVSGTIEKIGTAAEGKWKIGDKVCALLGGGGYAEYVAVPYDMCMPVPENCSMVEAAAMPEAYATAFLNLFIEGNIKPGNTLLMHAGASGLASVVIPMAKAFDIRVITTVLSAEIKESIKHLNADIVVDTSKESIVDILKNELEAGRSVDVAIDCLGGEIMGECLPYLTHGARWIMIAALAGQKTQIDLKNIYVRNVRIIGSTLRSRTPAVKAEILARLVKEVWPKVEEGLVKPTVYKVLPIQQAEQAHDLLYQGKNVGKVVLEVC